In a genomic window of Branchiostoma lanceolatum isolate klBraLanc5 chromosome 12, klBraLanc5.hap2, whole genome shotgun sequence:
- the LOC136446093 gene encoding myosin light polypeptide 6-like isoform X3, whose product MSYFSEEQISEFQEAFSLFDKRGDGKIDKGQLAEVLRSLGQNPTNAEVKKVSAEFRDNSRISFEEFLPILEAFAKHSKEAGSFEDFVEGLKVFDKDGNGLIVGAELRHVLTTLGEKLTEEEVEQLVAGQEDQHGMINYEEFVRMVVSN is encoded by the exons ATG TCTTACTTTTCGGAGGAACAGATTTCAG aATTCCAGGAGGCCTTCTCCCTGTTTGACAAGAGGGGGGATGGGAAAATAGACAAGGGCCAGCTGGCTGAGGTGTTACGGTCTCTGGGTCAGAACCCGACCAACGCTGAGGTCAAGAAGGTCTCCGCAGAGTTCAGAG ACAACTCCAGGATCAGTTTTGAGGAATTCCTGCCGATCCTGGAGGCCTTTGCCAAGCACTCCAAGGAAGCCGGGTCCTTTGAGGACTTTGTGGAGGGTCTGAAGGTCTTTGACAAGGACGGCAACGGGCTGATAGTGGGCGCTGAGCTGCGGCACGTCCTCACAACACTGG GAGAAAagttgacagaagaagaagtagAACAACTGGTGGCAGGACAGGAGGACCAACATGGCATGATTAACTATGAAG
- the LOC136446093 gene encoding myosin-2 essential light chain-like isoform X1, whose protein sequence is MSYFSEEQISEFQEAFSLFDKRGDGKIDKGQLAEVLRSLGQNPTNAEVKKVSAEFRDNSRISFEEFLPILEAFAKHSKEAGSFEDFVEGLKVFDKDGNGLIVGAELRHVLTTLGEKLTEEEVEQLVAGQEDQHGMINYEEFVHEVVYSHRSL, encoded by the exons ATG TCTTACTTTTCGGAGGAACAGATTTCAG aATTCCAGGAGGCCTTCTCCCTGTTTGACAAGAGGGGGGATGGGAAAATAGACAAGGGCCAGCTGGCTGAGGTGTTACGGTCTCTGGGTCAGAACCCGACCAACGCTGAGGTCAAGAAGGTCTCCGCAGAGTTCAGAG ACAACTCCAGGATCAGTTTTGAGGAATTCCTGCCGATCCTGGAGGCCTTTGCCAAGCACTCCAAGGAAGCCGGGTCCTTTGAGGACTTTGTGGAGGGTCTGAAGGTCTTTGACAAGGACGGCAACGGGCTGATAGTGGGCGCTGAGCTGCGGCACGTCCTCACAACACTGG GAGAAAagttgacagaagaagaagtagAACAACTGGTGGCAGGACAGGAGGACCAACATGGCATGATTAACTATGAAG
- the LOC136446093 gene encoding myosin light polypeptide 6-like isoform X2, whose translation MSYFSEEQISEFQEAFSLFDKRGDGKIDKGQLAEVLRSLGQNPTNAEVKKVSAEFRDNSRISFEEFLPILEAFAKHSKEAGSFEDFVEGLKVFDKDGNGLIVGAELRHVLTTLGEKLTEEEVEQLVAGQEDQHGMINYEEFIRMVIAENRSL comes from the exons ATG TCTTACTTTTCGGAGGAACAGATTTCAG aATTCCAGGAGGCCTTCTCCCTGTTTGACAAGAGGGGGGATGGGAAAATAGACAAGGGCCAGCTGGCTGAGGTGTTACGGTCTCTGGGTCAGAACCCGACCAACGCTGAGGTCAAGAAGGTCTCCGCAGAGTTCAGAG ACAACTCCAGGATCAGTTTTGAGGAATTCCTGCCGATCCTGGAGGCCTTTGCCAAGCACTCCAAGGAAGCCGGGTCCTTTGAGGACTTTGTGGAGGGTCTGAAGGTCTTTGACAAGGACGGCAACGGGCTGATAGTGGGCGCTGAGCTGCGGCACGTCCTCACAACACTGG GAGAAAagttgacagaagaagaagtagAACAACTGGTGGCAGGACAGGAGGACCAACATGGCATGATTAACTATGAAG